A single region of the Gemmatimonadota bacterium genome encodes:
- a CDS encoding type II toxin-antitoxin system RelE/ParE family toxin — MRELYLSPSARRDLSEIAEYIANAAGPTIAGEMIVRIREKCRLLADTVGEIGVLRPDIRAGVRSFSVPPHVLFFRYTGHEVEIVRILHERRDVESTLLE, encoded by the coding sequence TTGAGAGAACTTTATCTCTCGCCTTCTGCCCGTCGAGACCTATCGGAAATCGCGGAGTACATCGCGAACGCGGCGGGACCGACGATTGCCGGCGAGATGATCGTGCGAATCCGCGAGAAGTGCCGACTTCTCGCCGACACGGTGGGAGAAATTGGAGTCTTGCGTCCTGACATCCGTGCAGGAGTTCGTAGTTTTTCCGTGCCCCCTCACGTCCTCTTTTTTCGGTACACGGGGCACGAAGTAGAAATCGTACGAATCCTCCACGAACGGCGCGATGTCGAGAGCACCCTTCTTGAATGA